From a single Paenibacillus sp. FSL R5-0345 genomic region:
- a CDS encoding Lrp/AsnC family transcriptional regulator gives MKEMNELKRKVLELLKEDARRSTALLATLLGEEEEDVKTAIGQLEKDHVIVKYAAVVNWDKVDDEKVTALIEVQITPERGRGFEGIAERIYLYPQVKSVYLMSGAYDLLVEVEGRNLREVANFVSEKLSPIDSVLSTKTNFTLKKYKQDGIIFEEHEEDNRLMISP, from the coding sequence ATGAAGGAAATGAACGAACTAAAGAGGAAAGTGCTGGAACTGCTTAAAGAGGACGCGAGAAGATCTACTGCACTCTTAGCTACGCTGCTTGGTGAGGAAGAAGAAGACGTGAAGACGGCGATTGGGCAATTAGAGAAAGACCATGTAATTGTTAAGTATGCCGCCGTTGTAAACTGGGATAAAGTGGATGATGAGAAGGTTACTGCGCTGATCGAGGTGCAGATTACACCCGAACGAGGCCGCGGATTCGAAGGTATTGCGGAGAGAATCTACCTGTATCCACAAGTGAAATCCGTTTACCTCATGTCAGGTGCTTACGATCTTCTAGTAGAAGTGGAAGGAAGAAACTTACGGGAAGTGGCCAACTTTGTTTCTGAGAAGCTGTCTCCAATCGATTCAGTACTCTCCACAAAAACGAACTTTACCCTTAAAAAATACAAACAGGATGGGATCATCTTCGAGGAGCATGAGGAAGACAACCGTCTGATGATCTCTCCATAA
- a CDS encoding aminotransferase class I/II-fold pyridoxal phosphate-dependent enzyme, which translates to MITNKTQLTEEDSKSMNSYLAPLVQQIQPSGIRKFFDLAAGSKDIISLGVGEPDFKTPWHVREACVYSLERGFTGYTSNAGMPELREGIANYLHTRFAVEYDPANQIIATVGGSEAIDLALRALITPGDEILIPEPCYISYSPITAIGGGIPVGIETTGENNFKLTAESLEAKITSRSKVLILCYPSNPTGSVMTLEDWEPIAKVVEKHDLIVISDEIYAELTYGINHVSFASLPGMMDRTILVSGFSKAFAMTGWRMGYACGHPDLISAMLKIHQYTVMCAPSMGQVAALEALTNGMEEKDRMVDSYNQRRRLIVKGLRDAGLECHEPQGAFYAFPSVRKTGLTSDQFAQRLLLEYKVAAVPGSVFGLGGEGYLRCSYATSVSQLNEAIERIGAFVTQLERERME; encoded by the coding sequence ATGATCACGAATAAAACACAGCTAACTGAAGAAGACAGCAAATCAATGAATTCTTATTTGGCCCCGCTAGTACAGCAGATTCAGCCTTCGGGTATTCGCAAGTTTTTTGATCTGGCAGCAGGCAGCAAGGATATCATATCACTTGGAGTCGGGGAGCCTGATTTTAAGACCCCTTGGCATGTCAGAGAAGCTTGTGTCTATTCGCTGGAAAGAGGGTTTACAGGTTATACATCCAATGCAGGTATGCCTGAACTGCGGGAGGGCATTGCGAATTATTTACACACCCGTTTTGCAGTGGAATATGATCCTGCGAATCAAATTATAGCAACGGTCGGCGGAAGTGAGGCCATTGATCTGGCTTTGCGCGCTTTGATCACGCCAGGTGATGAAATTCTTATACCAGAGCCTTGCTATATTTCCTATTCCCCGATAACGGCTATTGGCGGGGGAATTCCTGTAGGCATTGAAACGACTGGAGAGAATAACTTTAAGCTTACTGCGGAGAGTTTGGAAGCGAAGATTACTTCACGCTCTAAAGTTCTGATTCTGTGCTACCCGAGTAACCCAACGGGAAGTGTTATGACCCTAGAGGATTGGGAGCCGATCGCCAAGGTTGTTGAGAAGCATGATCTTATTGTAATTTCAGACGAGATTTATGCAGAATTGACTTATGGAATTAATCATGTCAGCTTTGCTTCATTGCCAGGTATGATGGACCGTACGATTCTGGTCAGCGGCTTCTCCAAGGCTTTTGCTATGACTGGATGGAGAATGGGTTATGCTTGTGGTCACCCTGATTTAATCTCCGCTATGCTTAAGATTCACCAGTATACTGTGATGTGTGCTCCTTCTATGGGTCAGGTAGCAGCACTTGAGGCACTGACGAATGGGATGGAAGAAAAAGACCGAATGGTTGATTCGTATAACCAACGGCGGAGGCTGATTGTTAAAGGTCTGCGTGATGCCGGACTGGAGTGCCATGAACCGCAGGGTGCATTTTATGCTTTTCCAAGCGTGCGCAAAACGGGACTGACTTCTGATCAATTTGCACAGCGTCTGTTGCTTGAATATAAGGTAGCAGCTGTACCTGGAAGTGTCTTTGGATTAGGTGGTGAAGGATACCTACGCTGCTCATATGCCACGTCAGTATCTCAACTGAATGAAGCGATAGAACGCATTGGTGCTTTTGTCACACAATTGGAACGAGAGAGAATGGAATAG
- a CDS encoding aspartyl-phosphate phosphatase Spo0E family protein, giving the protein MSPKGDASARILSLEDEIRILRSKMEQLFLQEKSFTSDNVIEISSLLDLKINEYMKGRPVGK; this is encoded by the coding sequence CTGTCCCCCAAGGGTGATGCATCTGCTCGCATACTCTCTCTGGAAGATGAAATTAGAATACTCCGTTCCAAGATGGAGCAACTTTTTTTGCAGGAAAAATCATTCACTTCAGATAATGTGATTGAAATTAGCAGTTTACTGGATCTCAAGATAAATGAATACATGAAGGGGCGTCCAGTTGGAAAATAA
- a CDS encoding amidohydrolase, whose amino-acid sequence MIDLDLLIVNANVLTLDGENKNAGSVGVTNGRITGIWLEQRPSSSEVNITERTQCIDLQGATLLPGFIDTHNHMISAIMLRQYLDCKSPPNRDISDIQFRIKQKALSVEKGNWIVGFGYDDTALSEMRHPTKKELDEAAPDHPVIIYHISGHLGVANSLALELAGVDEQALDPEGGSFGRDEEGHLNGVLYEGTAQAVGAYAPEPSEQELLSLISEESLSYLSQGITTNTDAKIGVTNEIDDLELCFKAIEQERLPMHMKLMIASDRLREGSQMGSMTANEVDAYIRKRSGGRASLDSAKMFQDGSIQGLTGALREPYFNDPDVSGNLIHAQEELDAEVKDLHDRGFRIAIHGNGDRAIGSILDAFEQAILENPRPDHRHRIEHAQTATTEDLIRMHDLGVAASFFINHVYYWGDRHEKIFLGPERGRRVNPLAEAAKHNVLFTLHSDDPVTPISPLFSVWVAVNRLTSDGKILGPEQRIDVVTALRSMTSYGAQLIFEEDEVGTIELGKRADFAIVAEDPTSVDPLHIKDISILGTLIDGRIVYNNGLTLFKNNLV is encoded by the coding sequence ATGATTGATTTGGATTTGTTGATTGTGAATGCAAATGTGTTGACCTTAGATGGGGAAAATAAGAATGCTGGATCTGTAGGTGTTACGAACGGAAGAATTACGGGGATTTGGTTAGAACAGAGGCCATCCTCAAGTGAAGTGAATATTACTGAAAGAACCCAGTGTATTGATCTACAGGGCGCGACCTTGCTTCCTGGATTTATAGATACTCATAATCACATGATCAGCGCTATTATGCTCAGACAATATCTGGATTGTAAAAGTCCGCCTAATCGTGATATTTCCGATATTCAGTTCCGTATCAAGCAAAAAGCTTTAAGTGTAGAGAAAGGAAACTGGATTGTGGGTTTTGGATATGACGATACTGCCTTATCAGAGATGAGACATCCTACCAAAAAAGAACTTGATGAAGCGGCGCCAGATCATCCAGTGATCATTTATCATATTTCCGGTCATTTGGGAGTTGCTAACTCTCTAGCTCTGGAACTGGCAGGTGTTGATGAGCAAGCCCTTGATCCCGAAGGTGGAAGCTTTGGTAGGGACGAGGAGGGTCATCTTAATGGAGTTCTCTACGAAGGGACGGCGCAAGCGGTTGGTGCTTATGCTCCAGAGCCTAGTGAGCAGGAGCTTCTTTCGTTAATAAGTGAAGAGTCGTTGTCTTATTTATCGCAGGGGATTACAACGAATACAGATGCGAAGATTGGAGTGACCAATGAGATAGATGATTTGGAATTGTGTTTCAAGGCCATTGAACAAGAGCGACTACCTATGCATATGAAATTGATGATCGCGAGTGATAGGCTTCGAGAAGGCAGCCAAATGGGTTCAATGACTGCGAATGAAGTGGATGCGTATATTCGCAAACGATCAGGTGGCCGTGCTTCATTAGATAGTGCTAAAATGTTCCAGGATGGTTCTATTCAAGGATTAACCGGAGCGCTTCGTGAGCCGTATTTCAATGATCCGGATGTGTCAGGTAATCTCATCCATGCTCAGGAAGAATTAGACGCTGAAGTGAAAGACTTGCATGATAGAGGCTTTCGTATTGCGATTCATGGGAATGGAGACCGCGCAATAGGTTCGATTTTGGATGCCTTTGAGCAGGCAATTCTAGAAAATCCGCGTCCCGATCATCGTCACCGGATTGAGCATGCCCAGACAGCAACTACTGAAGATCTGATCCGAATGCATGACTTAGGTGTCGCAGCCTCTTTTTTTATCAATCATGTGTATTACTGGGGTGACCGTCATGAAAAGATTTTTCTAGGACCGGAGCGGGGGCGAAGAGTCAATCCCTTGGCAGAAGCGGCAAAACATAACGTGTTATTTACGCTTCATTCAGATGATCCAGTAACCCCTATCTCCCCTTTGTTCTCAGTATGGGTTGCCGTAAATCGGTTAACTAGCGATGGCAAAATCCTCGGTCCGGAGCAGCGAATCGATGTAGTCACGGCTCTGCGGTCAATGACATCTTACGGGGCACAACTGATTTTTGAAGAAGATGAGGTAGGAACGATTGAGCTTGGCAAGCGAGCTGATTTTGCTATAGTAGCAGAAGATCCAACATCTGTTGATCCGCTTCACATTAAAGATATTTCTATTCTAGGTACGTTGATTGACGGGCGGATTGTCTATAATAATGGCCTTACGCTCTTTAAAAACAATTTGGTATAG
- a CDS encoding cob(I)yrinic acid a,c-diamide adenosyltransferase, giving the protein MVIYTRTGDAGQTSVIGGRVGKDDVRVEAYGTIDELNCFVGQARSLMEDDQFDDVREQLLEIQHELFDCGTDLAFIKLGEGGQYMVTSEMAKRLEGWIDDLQAENPPLEKFILPGGSPLASVLHVCRTVCRRAERRAVTLGRNADINPEAVIYLNRLSDYFFALARTANTRAGITDVEYIRSKKVFRD; this is encoded by the coding sequence TTGGTGATTTATACACGTACAGGTGATGCGGGTCAAACTTCAGTGATCGGCGGCCGGGTTGGTAAGGACGATGTCCGAGTTGAAGCCTACGGAACCATCGATGAACTGAATTGCTTTGTAGGGCAGGCGCGGAGCCTGATGGAGGACGATCAGTTTGACGATGTACGCGAGCAGCTGCTGGAAATCCAGCATGAACTATTCGATTGTGGAACCGATCTGGCTTTTATTAAGCTGGGTGAGGGTGGTCAATATATGGTAACAAGCGAGATGGCAAAACGGCTGGAGGGCTGGATTGATGATCTTCAAGCAGAGAATCCGCCGCTAGAAAAATTCATCCTCCCTGGGGGCAGTCCGCTAGCTTCGGTTCTACATGTGTGCCGCACGGTTTGCCGCCGGGCGGAGCGTCGGGCAGTTACACTTGGACGAAATGCGGACATTAACCCGGAAGCGGTTATTTATTTGAACCGGTTATCGGATTATTTCTTTGCGCTGGCTAGAACGGCTAATACACGGGCAGGAATTACTGATGTAGAATATATTCGCAGTAAAAAGGTGTTCCGGGACTAA
- a CDS encoding RluA family pseudouridine synthase — protein MTSYYSPITYIIPPEEDDWLLKTILHKRMDVSRKLLSRLKQTEQGITLNGERVYISVRVKAGDIVQIRMETETSDDILPQPIPFEILFEDEHLLVVNKAAGIIVHPTHGHYTDTLANGVVHYWAQKNERFRFRPVHRLDQETSGVLVIAKNPYSHQHISEQMIAGTVDKRYAAFVHGVPTKPFGDIDGPIDRDPEEPHRRIVTPDGYPSLTRYEVKAVYTQGSKVELKLESGRTHQIRVHMTSIGCPLIGDSMYRHELYNLPDLTSTQSEQLESVAALDASIPRQALHAVRLTFKHPVLLQEMIFEAPLPPDMAALEEILEQGPIANLR, from the coding sequence ATGACAAGCTATTATTCACCTATTACTTACATCATACCGCCTGAAGAGGATGACTGGCTGTTGAAGACGATCCTGCATAAACGGATGGATGTCTCACGCAAATTGTTGTCGCGCCTTAAGCAAACAGAACAAGGGATTACATTAAACGGAGAGCGTGTTTATATCAGCGTACGTGTTAAAGCAGGCGATATTGTACAGATTCGCATGGAAACAGAGACTTCGGATGATATTTTACCGCAACCGATTCCCTTTGAAATTCTATTTGAAGATGAGCATCTGCTTGTTGTAAACAAAGCTGCAGGTATTATTGTACATCCCACGCATGGACATTACACCGATACACTGGCTAACGGAGTAGTTCATTATTGGGCGCAAAAAAATGAACGGTTCCGCTTTCGACCTGTCCATCGTCTGGACCAGGAAACCTCCGGTGTGTTAGTCATCGCCAAGAATCCATATAGTCATCAGCATATTTCCGAGCAGATGATTGCCGGCACTGTGGACAAACGTTATGCTGCTTTTGTTCATGGCGTCCCTACCAAGCCTTTCGGTGATATTGACGGACCTATTGATCGTGATCCTGAGGAGCCGCATCGGCGTATCGTGACACCGGATGGATATCCTTCTCTGACTCGTTACGAAGTTAAGGCTGTATATACACAAGGATCAAAAGTTGAACTGAAGCTGGAGAGTGGTCGTACGCATCAGATTCGGGTCCATATGACCTCGATCGGCTGTCCTTTGATTGGTGACAGCATGTATCGTCATGAGCTGTATAATCTACCGGATTTGACTTCAACTCAAAGCGAACAGTTGGAGTCCGTTGCAGCACTAGATGCATCTATCCCTCGTCAAGCACTGCATGCGGTACGTCTAACGTTCAAGCACCCAGTGCTATTGCAGGAAATGATCTTTGAAGCTCCTTTGCCGCCTGATATGGCGGCCTTGGAGGAAATACTGGAGCAAGGACCGATAGCGAATTTGAGGTAA
- a CDS encoding arsenate reductase family protein, translating to MSKLKVYQYPKCSTCRSAVKWLQAQGHELELQHIAEQPPTVEELRELLANSGLELKKFFNTSGEVYKALGLKDKMAQLSEQEKLELLASHGMLNKRPIVTDGVKVTVGFKEDQYAEAWTNTSKA from the coding sequence ATGAGCAAACTAAAAGTATATCAATATCCTAAATGCAGCACCTGCCGCAGCGCGGTGAAATGGCTACAAGCTCAAGGTCATGAGCTGGAGCTTCAGCATATCGCAGAACAGCCACCTACAGTTGAAGAATTACGTGAATTGCTGGCCAATAGCGGTCTTGAACTGAAAAAGTTTTTTAATACAAGCGGTGAAGTCTATAAAGCATTAGGTCTTAAGGACAAAATGGCACAGCTTAGTGAGCAGGAGAAGCTAGAGCTGCTTGCTAGCCATGGTATGCTGAATAAACGTCCGATTGTCACCGATGGAGTTAAAGTTACAGTAGGATTTAAAGAAGATCAATATGCTGAAGCTTGGACCAATACCTCCAAGGCATAA
- a CDS encoding 5'-3' exonuclease: MRAETKGRVMLVDGMALLFRAFYATSYGGYIRKTKAGLPTNAVYGFLQYFFDAVSTFEPSHVVCCWDMGKGTFRTEKYDGYKSNRIEAPLELIPQFDLVKDVVAELGVPNIGLAGYEADDCIGTLASCYSENSEVYILTGDHDMLQLIDENVKVVIMKKGRSNYKVYDLAELLEEKGLTPRQVIDLKGFMGDTSDNYPGVKGIGEKTALKLLTEYGTVEGVIENLHLLPKGVRTKIEADLDMLHLSRELAEIRCDVPVVCELTEALWQLQRETAARKFQELEFGSLMHLIAEVQDERGIVQIELGDLG; this comes from the coding sequence ATGAGAGCAGAAACAAAGGGCCGTGTAATGCTTGTAGATGGAATGGCTCTGCTGTTCCGGGCCTTTTATGCGACCTCTTATGGAGGATATATTCGCAAGACAAAAGCTGGATTACCGACGAATGCAGTGTATGGTTTTTTACAGTATTTTTTCGATGCGGTAAGTACATTTGAGCCTTCTCATGTCGTATGCTGCTGGGATATGGGCAAAGGAACGTTCCGCACCGAGAAATACGATGGGTACAAATCGAATCGGATTGAAGCGCCGTTAGAGCTGATTCCGCAGTTTGATCTCGTAAAAGATGTAGTAGCTGAGCTAGGCGTTCCGAATATTGGTCTTGCAGGCTATGAGGCGGATGATTGCATTGGTACACTGGCTTCTTGTTACAGTGAAAATTCTGAGGTATATATTTTGACGGGTGACCATGATATGCTTCAGCTCATTGATGAGAACGTTAAGGTCGTAATTATGAAAAAGGGCCGCTCTAACTATAAAGTGTATGATCTTGCAGAGCTGCTGGAGGAAAAGGGTCTTACTCCTAGACAGGTGATTGACCTGAAGGGCTTCATGGGAGATACCAGTGACAACTATCCTGGAGTAAAAGGGATTGGTGAGAAGACTGCACTGAAGCTGCTGACCGAATACGGCACAGTTGAAGGTGTAATTGAGAATCTGCATCTGCTTCCTAAGGGTGTGCGTACCAAAATTGAAGCAGATTTGGATATGCTGCATTTATCGAGAGAGCTAGCTGAAATCCGTTGCGATGTACCGGTGGTCTGCGAGTTGACGGAAGCCTTGTGGCAGCTTCAACGGGAAACAGCCGCGCGCAAATTTCAGGAGCTAGAGTTCGGCAGCTTGATGCATTTGATTGCTGAGGTGCAGGACGAGCGGGGAATTGTCCAGATTGAGTTAGGCGATTTGGGTTAA
- a CDS encoding AAA family ATPase gives MKVLLVTHKFQKIVVNYFKRTIDIVNDTDLTLSEVLHYLEDTNPIVDSILITDEALSVRTEQNKNDLNDLVNWLIANRRLDVKILVVTRNFKQEAELESAINRYSNLQIKICEYIRIPPAVFREAVEHLSDSKSSVETARSLENKGNKSSTEKKGSFLDRFKPKPKSLPEFQATDNLTKELDKVSRGISRIVAITGHRGCGITSTTINVASEASKRGLSVLVLDMDIEYRSTNMYFSSFHERSKRDEGINASLIRTLARPQDYMTTAFHVKDNLWMAGLGYSFTDPRLIEQFYNSSKLVGLVSLLRNKFNLILLDMPLHLLEKFSDVMIHIDSFGMCIPNNLYSVLSTLKNVEGTLDKEKAAYLNAKSKVIVTKYNDRSRFQGDIFTPDRVSEIMASGLLESFTYEMKVAGYVSYNNDFDSQIESDVPLVYTGTDHERTYGNILLRLLEGVS, from the coding sequence ATGAAGGTTCTTTTGGTCACGCACAAATTTCAAAAAATAGTAGTCAACTACTTTAAGCGGACCATAGATATCGTAAATGACACAGATTTAACACTAAGTGAGGTACTGCATTATTTGGAGGATACTAATCCAATTGTAGACAGCATATTGATAACAGATGAGGCTTTGTCAGTGAGAACTGAGCAAAACAAGAATGACTTAAACGATCTTGTAAATTGGCTGATAGCTAATCGAAGGTTAGATGTAAAGATTTTGGTTGTCACGAGGAACTTTAAACAAGAGGCGGAGCTAGAGAGTGCAATCAATAGATACTCGAATCTCCAAATTAAGATTTGCGAATACATACGAATACCACCCGCTGTTTTCCGTGAGGCTGTGGAGCATTTATCCGACAGTAAAAGCAGTGTAGAAACCGCTAGAAGCCTGGAGAATAAGGGGAATAAAAGTAGTACGGAGAAAAAAGGATCATTTCTGGATCGGTTTAAACCAAAACCCAAGTCCCTACCTGAATTTCAGGCTACGGATAATCTTACAAAAGAGCTGGATAAGGTCAGTCGAGGGATTAGCCGAATTGTTGCGATCACTGGCCACAGAGGTTGCGGAATAACGAGTACAACAATCAACGTGGCGAGTGAAGCTAGCAAACGGGGATTAAGTGTTTTGGTTCTAGATATGGATATCGAATATCGCAGCACCAACATGTACTTCAGCAGCTTTCACGAACGTTCTAAAAGGGATGAAGGGATTAACGCTTCATTAATTCGAACACTGGCTAGGCCGCAGGATTATATGACAACAGCTTTTCATGTGAAAGACAATCTTTGGATGGCAGGGCTTGGCTACAGCTTCACTGATCCGAGGCTGATAGAGCAATTTTATAATAGTTCGAAGCTAGTCGGTCTTGTATCCTTACTGAGAAATAAGTTCAATTTAATATTATTGGATATGCCACTTCATTTATTGGAAAAGTTTAGTGATGTAATGATTCATATTGATAGCTTTGGTATGTGCATCCCTAATAATCTCTACTCTGTTTTGAGTACGTTAAAGAACGTTGAAGGTACCCTTGATAAGGAGAAAGCGGCTTATTTGAACGCGAAATCAAAGGTAATCGTTACCAAATACAATGATAGATCACGGTTTCAAGGAGATATATTCACACCAGACAGAGTAAGCGAGATTATGGCATCGGGTTTACTAGAAAGTTTTACATATGAAATGAAAGTAGCAGGTTATGTCTCGTATAACAATGATTTTGATTCGCAAATCGAAAGTGACGTACCGCTTGTATACACGGGCACAGACCATGAAAGGACCTACGGAAACATACTTCTACGATTACTGGAGGGAGTAAGTTAA